CAACACACCCTTGCCTGCATTATCTGACAGGGAGGAGGACAAGACAAACAGTTCAGGGCAAAGCCCACCCTGcaacacctcctcctcctgctgctgtcagagatCAATGTGATAGGAACAGAGTGTCCCAGGCGGGCTTGCGCTCTGCCAGTGCcctctgctggctcctgcccacCGGCACCCTAGAAGCACAGCATCCCCTCTGGCAACAAGATCCTCCTGGATCAGCTCACAGAGCCTAGCAGCAAGAAGCTGAATGAATTTATACGTACTTTTCAGACAGGAGGGGGTTTCTGGACTTCTTGGGCACTGTTCTTGCAGGCTTGTTCACCacttcttctcccttctcttctcctgaaccatcattttttcccttaaaaaggaaaaaacagcaaccaaaaaaatcctattaaaacAGGCAGTCTCATTATTCCAGtgtttctgctgccttcttGATTTCATCCTGTTTTGTGAAACATCAGGTTACAGATCAAGACTTTAAATCTTAGTCGGCCATTCTTCTTCAAGTCTCAAGGTTTCTTATTGGGGCCCTTCAAATAGGGACAACCAGTACAAAGTCCTACATTATTCCACCCCTAGAACCAACAACTTCAGCATGATCTTAATGGACACACAATTGAAGTCTAACCTATGAAGTGAaggtttcagcttttttttccttaaaataatactaaaacctcattaaaatagattttcattttagaagatGCCCTTATAAGTATAAAAGGCTAATTGCTCAACATAGACAGTTCGCCAAAGATTAAACCCAGCCACAAAGATCAGAAGGATCATGTCAACTTGTACCATAAAGCCTTTATGAAACAAACATGAGATCTCAGTTGATATCTGTTCCAAAAATAGAAATGACCACAACCAGAATCAAATGGTTTCTTTATTTGTGGTCCAAGCATAGGATCACAGAGGGCAAAATCCCTCCTCACCCTAGCAGTAATTTTTCCTGGACAGATCACAGGAAAGACACGGAGGACAGTCCATGCAGTGAAGCCTATATTCTCTCACTGCTTGTGTTGTACCTGCTTTGAAAATACTATGTTCTCCCCATCCACCTCTGTGGCACCTTCTACTAACACAAGGTCAGTTAACAAAGGACTCCAGGGTGGTTTGGAGTGAGGTGTTCAAGTACAACACTTCTCCACAAACACTGGGCCactaaagaggaagaaatgtgaaaattatgAGTTTCCTTTTTCATCCATGCTCCCAGCCAGCTGCAAGTCTGGCCATTCCTACCTAGTCAGCCCCAAGAACGTTTAAGGCTGATGCAATGAGAGAGGCAGCAAGAGGCTGTACCTCAGGGGTGGTCAGTCCCAGCTGGCGTGCGCCTGAGAGGTCCAGGTCACTGATGGTGGTCACCGTTACAATGTGGTTTGGGTGGTCGATGTTCACTGACTCTGTCCGTGAGGTTACCAAGTGCTCCAGCTCATCAAACTCTtctggggaaacaaacaaaaaaaaaaaaacacaactcaatGCAAAGCACTCAACTTTCCACAaggtgcacacacacattccTGCACATCACATTGGAGGGGAAGACCCACGCAGACTGCTGCCCGGCTTCTTGAGGAGATTTAAGAGGAGTGATGTGCCATCCCTGTGGGGCAGCACTGCTACTCCAGCTGATTTCTCTGTCATGGAGGCAGACAACTAGCCTCCTGGCACGTTTGGTGCCTCTCCAGTTCCTCACAGGCTCCTCTGACACCCTCCCTGCTGTGACAGAGCCCAAATCCTGTGACCAAAGAGCACGTACCGAGCGCTTCCTCCCTCTCGCTCAGCATCTTCAGGTACTCCTTGTGCCGCTGAGGGAGGAAAACAAGTCACTGCAACACCCCTGCTACACCAaatgcccatcccatcccaattCCTCGCTCGGGAGGACCCTTTTCTCCCCACAGCCGAGACAGGGGGAACCCGAGGGCCCCAGCGAGCGGTCGCTGCGTGCCTGCCCCACAGCCGGGGCTCCCTCTGCCATGGCGGGGGGGGCTTCTCCCcagagggctgggggggggggcgctgtACCTCCtccttcatcttcctctgctcctccttcagcttcttcttGATCTCCTCCAGGGCCACCTTCCTCCGCTCCACCTTCCGTTTGTGGAAGCCGGTCAGGTACTccctggaagagaagaaaccTTCAGCTTCCAGCGCCTCCCCCCAGACCCGAAGGGGCTTCCCCGGCGCTCCCGCCCGCTCTCACCTCCGCTTCTCCTCATCGAAAGTCACCACCAGCCGTGAAGCCGCTCCCCCGGGCCCCTTCTTCTTCTTACGGCCCATGGCTTCCCCACGCGCCTCCTTCCACCGCCCGCCCCTTCCGTCGCCTCCCGACCGTGAGGGGCGGTGCGGCGCGACATGGCGAGGGCgtcccccggcccggcccggccccgcccgccaTTTTGTGCCTCCGCCGCCGCGTGTGATGGGGGCCGGCTGCGGGGACTTGTGTGTGTCCCCTCGTTGTGCCATTGCACGCTTCCTTCCCCTGGGAtgggagcaggagaggggagCTGTCATCGTGGGCCTCGTTGGTGTCACCCGCCAGCTCCTGAGGCGAGCAGGAGGCTTCTTCAGGCTTTGGTGCCTCCAGCTCATGGTCCTCTTCGGGGCATTCCCAGCAAAGTTGTTAAAAAGCTCTTGTGCTGCCTTGTGCGGCTGGTGTGGTACGTGCTCCATCCCTGTGAAGCTTGCTCAGTGTTTCACTTCCATGTCTATAATAAAGGTCTGAAAGGATTTCAAGGTGCCTTCATTGTTTGGTGTCAGCGGCACGTGTACCGCTCCTCTTAGCCTTGGGGAGGTGAGCGTGAGGATGGGTCTCAGCTCTGAGGCTGAGCCTTCAGGATGCAGGACCTGTGCGAGCAgccatagaatcataaaggctGGAAATGACCTTCAATACCAtgtggtccaaccatccccctacaaccaacatcacccactaaaccatgtccctaagcaccacgcccaacctttccttgaacaccgccagggacggtgactccaccacctccctgggcaacccattccaatgcctgactgctctttctgagaagaaacgtctcctaatttccaacctaaacctccactggcgcaacttgaggccattcccactagttatctgcaagaagaggccgacctccagctccccacaacttcctttcaggtagttgcaggGAGCAATAAGGCCATGGTGGGAGAGGTCCCAGCACCAGGTGGTGGTGGCGTGGGGATGCCCACCTTCCTCATTGCTAACCGGGGTGACTTTTGCTGAACTTTTGAACCTCTTTTGACCTCTAGTCCTTCCCTTAAAAATGGGTGTAAGGCTTGCGTGGTGGCCAGCTGACTTTATGGGAGCTTCCCAAGTGCTGTTGGGTCTGGGACAGAACCAGTCCCAAGCCCACAGAGTGTGACAAGTCCCGACATGGCCCGGCAGCCGCTTGTCCCAAGCCGCCTTGCCTTTATCAGCTCACTGTCtgcttgctcttttttcctGGGTTGTCCTCTGcccagcagaaatgcagaaaaaccaGTTCTGTGGTTAATTGCTGCACTTCCCTCCACGCCCATGGGGcaggctgcctcctcctcctccttctcctcctcttctctcacTGCCTGGGTGCACTTCGGCCTCCAGCCTCTTTACACCAGCCTGCGCCCTGCCGGCTCAGGTGCAGCCAGGCCTCCGCGCTCCGTCCATTAACCTCACGgcttctcctgcctccctcctccccttccttctgccAGCCCTTCTGGTGCTCTGGTGGCCCCTTCTCCCTTGGGGTGGACTGCAGGTGCAAGAAGACCCAGGCACCTGCCCTGCCTGGAGGCAGGGGTGGCATTCAGATACAATGGCTGGAGGCGAAAAGAGCATGAAGGCCCTGAGGGAGGtgtggagaagagcagaaaactcTTTGTGCGCAGACTGTGGGAAGCCAGGTGAGTCCCCGAGGGTTGCTGGAGGACAGGTCAGAAGCAGGATTTGGTCTCTTGGTCTCGTCCTGGCCTGGCGGCACTTTgaagcagcctgcagaaggAGGAGCgtgagcaggggaaggggggatgCTGGGAGGGCAGTTGTTGGGAGCTGTGCAATGCCCTGCAGCTCTTGTGGTGTGGGCTGGTCCAGACTGAAGAGGACCCCAGAGATGTGATAgcaagggaggaggaaggagttgCAGCACGGGTGGGAAGGACAGGGACACAGCAGTGCcagaggagcaggggctgtacagctgcagcactgtggATTGCAATCATGGTGGATCTCAGATACAAATCAAGGTCATGCCCAGTCAGGACCCGACAGGAAAGCTCCCAGTGAAAGCCTAACTGCTCCACAAAGAAGGCGTGATTCAGGAGAGCACGGTCCTTTCCGTGACTCAGTGCTGAACTGACAACCTTCCACAGGCGCTTGGGAgatttctttcagtgaagagCTTGTCCTCTTGAAAGGGTACCGCTTTGAGGTTCTACAAGCACTGCTAAAAAATGCCCATTGTACTCCTCCCAAAAGGGGCATGTGGGTTGTACCACCCAAGCCAGAGTAAAACTGGGCTAATTGATACCATTTTACCATCTTAAATTTTCCCTGGATGATTTTGGTTTTAAGGTTGCTTTTCACTTCCTGAGCTAAATACTGTTGTGGGTTTGCTGTGTTGCACTAAACAGCTCCTGGAGTCTTTTCGCAGAGGTGGTTGCATTTTTGTCTCAGATGATTCTTTACCCAAAGGGAGTTTGCCGAGCACTTTGAAGTTTTACAAGGTTCAAGTCAACAGAGATTCAGATTAAGCAGTTGAAGCAGGGGGAATGAGGCAATATTAACAATGCTTTTTCCACACAGACATCTGTACCCTGGGTTAATTAATCCACCCAGGTGAAACCATAGTCATAAacctctctctgtttctcacgGATATGTTCTGAGTTGAGACGTTTTCCTTGGGGGTATTTACCACTTCTAGTCATACCCATTTATACCCTCAGATCCTGACTGGGCATCCTCTACCCTGGGTGTCTTTATATGCCTCAGCTGTTCAGGAATTCACCGCAACATCCCTAGCATCAGCAAAGTCAAATCCTTGAAGATGGACCACTGGGATGATGCTCAGGTGCAGGTGAGATTTTTATCCCGTCGGTATGTCAGGTAGGTTGGGTCTAGTCTGTACATTAGCGCTTCTTTTGGCCTTTGGCCAAATCAGGCCTTTGGCCTCACGGAGTTGGAGATTAATGTGGTAAGTAGTCACTTTTCTAGTGCTCTGGATACACAAGTGGAGATAATTCCTCTTAACTCACTGGGAGAGGGAAGATGCACTTGCCTTTATGTGTCTCCCCATTTCCTGTTACTTTGTGGCTGACAGATTTCTTGCAGTGTGTCACGCCAAGGTTTAGTGTTTTTTATCATTCATGGTTAC
This is a stretch of genomic DNA from Cygnus atratus isolate AKBS03 ecotype Queensland, Australia chromosome 1, CAtr_DNAZoo_HiC_assembly, whole genome shotgun sequence. It encodes these proteins:
- the NOL12 gene encoding nucleolar protein 12, whose amino-acid sequence is MGRKKKKGPGGAASRLVVTFDEEKRREYLTGFHKRKVERRKVALEEIKKKLKEEQRKMKEERHKEYLKMLSEREEALEEFDELEHLVTSRTESVNIDHPNHIVTVTTISDLDLSGARQLGLTTPEGKNDGSGEEKGEEVVNKPARTVPKKSRNPLLSEKISALTATLHMHSRKKSKGKRPQRGQGPRQKIEKSTMRRTTKTQRRRLTGKMGRDQD